One segment of Allorhodopirellula heiligendammensis DNA contains the following:
- the ilvN gene encoding acetolactate synthase small subunit, protein MANSNYRHLLSALVQNVPGVLAHISGMLASRGFNIDSLAVGETEDPKLSRMTFVVVGDDSVLEQVRKQLEKIVTVVRVLDISSNDFVERDLLLVKISAPAGGVRTEVRELVDIFRGKVVDVGPDEIMIEISGREGKVQAFIERVRPYGIRELVRTGRIAMVRSDSEQGITASSSAEAVKA, encoded by the coding sequence ATGGCCAATTCGAACTACCGTCATTTACTCTCGGCGCTCGTGCAAAACGTGCCAGGAGTATTGGCTCACATCTCTGGAATGCTCGCTTCGCGCGGTTTCAATATCGATTCGCTCGCCGTCGGTGAGACTGAAGATCCGAAACTTTCGCGGATGACATTCGTCGTTGTCGGCGACGACAGCGTCCTCGAACAGGTCCGCAAGCAGCTTGAAAAGATCGTCACGGTCGTCCGTGTGCTTGATATCAGCTCCAACGATTTTGTCGAACGTGATCTATTGCTCGTGAAAATTAGCGCCCCCGCTGGTGGTGTTCGCACCGAAGTTCGCGAGCTGGTGGACATCTTCCGCGGCAAAGTTGTGGATGTGGGCCCAGACGAAATCATGATCGAGATCAGCGGTCGCGAAGGCAAAGTACAAGCGTTCATCGAGCGTGTGCGACCCTACGGCATCCGTGAACTTGTCCGTACTGGACGGATCGCAATGGTTCGAAGTGATAGCGAGCAGGGCATCACCGCCAGTTCGTCCGCCGAGGCTGTGAAGGCCTAA
- the ilvC gene encoding ketol-acid reductoisomerase, protein MAATIYYENDADLSHLKGKTVAILGYGSQGHAQAQNLRDSGCDVIIGQRPGSANYDLAVEHGFKPMSIAEATKAADVINILLPDEVQGDIYRDHIRDNLSPGNVLMCSHGFNIHFGQIDPPKGIDTLLVAPKGPGHLVRSEYEKGGGVPCLIALGEGASESTKQIGLAYAKGIGGTRGGVIETSFAEETETDLFGEQVVLCGGVSELVKAGFETLVEAGYQPEMAYFECMHELKLIVDLLYQGGLSYMRYSISNTAEYGDYVSGPRIITPETKVEMKRILTEIQNGEFARKWISENRAGAPFFKATRRRERLHEVEQVGMGLRRMMSWIDEKEV, encoded by the coding sequence ATGGCTGCAACGATTTACTACGAAAATGACGCTGATCTTTCACACTTGAAAGGCAAGACCGTCGCAATTCTGGGCTATGGCTCGCAGGGCCATGCTCAGGCTCAGAATCTACGCGACAGCGGATGTGACGTCATCATCGGACAACGCCCGGGATCGGCTAACTATGATCTGGCCGTTGAGCACGGCTTCAAACCGATGTCGATCGCCGAGGCAACCAAAGCGGCAGACGTGATCAACATTCTGTTGCCCGACGAAGTTCAAGGCGATATTTATCGCGATCACATTCGCGATAATCTGTCACCGGGCAATGTGCTGATGTGCTCGCACGGTTTCAATATTCACTTCGGACAGATTGATCCTCCCAAAGGTATCGACACGCTATTGGTCGCCCCCAAGGGCCCTGGTCACTTGGTCCGCAGTGAGTATGAAAAGGGTGGTGGCGTGCCATGCTTGATCGCACTGGGCGAAGGAGCTTCGGAGTCGACCAAGCAAATCGGTTTGGCCTACGCAAAGGGCATTGGCGGAACGCGCGGCGGTGTAATCGAAACCAGCTTTGCCGAAGAGACCGAGACGGACCTGTTCGGTGAGCAAGTGGTGTTGTGCGGTGGCGTCAGTGAACTGGTCAAGGCTGGGTTTGAAACCCTCGTCGAAGCGGGTTATCAGCCCGAGATGGCGTACTTCGAGTGCATGCACGAGCTAAAACTGATTGTGGATTTGCTCTACCAGGGTGGCTTGAGCTACATGCGTTACAGCATCAGCAATACAGCTGAATACGGCGATTACGTCTCTGGCCCGCGAATCATCACACCCGAAACGAAGGTGGAGATGAAGCGTATTTTGACAGAAATTCAAAATGGCGAGTTCGCTCGCAAGTGGATCAGCGAGAACCGTGCTGGTGCTCCGTTCTTCAAGGCAACTCGCCGTCGCGAACGCCTGCACGAGGTCGAGCAGGTTGGCATGGGCCTTCGCCGCATGATGAGCTGGATCGACGAGAAAGAGGTTTAA
- a CDS encoding DUF4254 domain-containing protein, with protein MNPLPPVSEITQLQIECVAKWHDEPIANPYDGFKHLVCRQHEFNYRLWHEEDVARSPEANDERIAGVKRSIDKLNQQRNDMIEKIDDAITVLLAEAGVGDTSALPINTETAGSAIDRLSIMALRLYHYAEQRDRTDADDDHRAKVGARVELCQVQHADLSHSLQTLIDDLFAARMQHKTYRQMKMYNDPSLNPEIYRAKK; from the coding sequence GTGAATCCTCTCCCTCCGGTCTCTGAGATCACGCAGTTGCAAATCGAGTGCGTGGCCAAGTGGCACGACGAGCCCATTGCCAATCCTTATGATGGATTTAAGCATCTCGTCTGTCGCCAGCATGAGTTCAACTATCGACTGTGGCACGAAGAAGACGTCGCGCGCAGTCCCGAGGCGAATGACGAACGCATCGCCGGAGTGAAGAGGTCGATCGACAAGCTGAATCAGCAGCGCAATGACATGATCGAGAAAATCGATGATGCGATCACCGTGTTGCTGGCCGAGGCCGGAGTGGGCGACACGTCCGCACTGCCCATCAATACCGAAACGGCTGGCAGCGCCATCGACCGGCTGTCGATCATGGCGCTTCGGCTGTATCACTATGCCGAGCAGCGTGATCGGACAGACGCTGACGATGACCATCGTGCGAAGGTGGGCGCGCGGGTCGAGTTGTGCCAAGTGCAGCATGCGGATTTGTCACACAGTCTGCAAACACTCATTGACGACTTGTTTGCCGCCCGGATGCAGCACAAAACCTATCGGCAGATGAAAATGTACAATGACCCGTCACTGAATCCCGAAATCTATCGGGCCAAGAAATAG
- a CDS encoding SpoIIE family protein phosphatase, translating into MAYVTSTINGAPSDRFDLDRDEMRIGRHPDCDIVVDAGAVSRYHAKLIHTGKDWSVEDLGSRNGTFVNGQLLTRPHVLAEGDRIRISEVELQFHFDEVPEFARSGTNQMTFDGANFGIQMVEDSDTQVVASSKIEFRSSDQGLKMTATPEAKLGALIAINRNLTGAISLDEVLPKVLASLFEVFPSADRGFVVMETPDGALLPRWVKTRSKVDESETLRISRTIIRKTMESGETILSLDAMDDSRFDSSESIADFSIRSMMCAPLHDGDGKAIGALQIDSTQGRGQFRDEDIDLLTGVAAQASVVINNARLHEQSLRQKEVETDLKLATEVQQAFLPSAAPVVPTYLLESYYQAANHIGGDYFDYVTLPGGRVGVVVADVVGHGVAAAMYMAKLAAETKFCLASEPNLARAIERLNDLMSGLHVERFVTYLLVVIDPHQDTISIVNAGHMPPIIRAASDGSISEPGDEESGLPIAIDEGMEYAVTTYPFRKGDLAVMYTDGINEAMDIDDEEWGTDPLRDIIRGAITSNAGDESTAAVVKSQIIKSVFEHIGEAVQFDDMCMVIIERTDDALASPDSGSGTPSTPGSSQPEENLNDTDENLHDTAEKLQ; encoded by the coding sequence ATGGCCTATGTAACGTCCACCATCAATGGCGCTCCCTCGGACCGATTTGATCTCGATCGCGATGAGATGCGGATCGGTCGACACCCAGATTGTGATATCGTCGTCGATGCCGGCGCGGTCAGTCGCTATCACGCCAAACTGATTCACACTGGCAAAGATTGGTCGGTCGAAGATCTCGGCAGTCGCAATGGGACATTTGTTAATGGACAGTTGCTGACGCGTCCACATGTCCTCGCCGAAGGCGACCGCATTCGGATCAGCGAAGTGGAACTGCAGTTTCACTTCGACGAAGTCCCTGAGTTTGCCCGCAGCGGAACCAATCAGATGACTTTCGATGGTGCCAATTTTGGTATCCAGATGGTCGAGGATTCGGATACGCAGGTGGTCGCCAGTTCGAAGATTGAGTTTCGAAGTAGCGATCAAGGTCTGAAAATGACCGCCACTCCCGAGGCGAAACTGGGAGCACTTATCGCGATTAACCGAAATCTAACCGGTGCGATCTCATTGGACGAGGTCCTTCCGAAGGTGCTTGCCAGCCTCTTCGAGGTCTTTCCTTCGGCCGATCGCGGGTTTGTTGTGATGGAGACGCCCGACGGTGCGTTGCTACCAAGGTGGGTGAAGACGCGTTCGAAAGTCGACGAATCAGAGACTCTGCGAATCAGCCGCACGATCATTCGGAAGACAATGGAGAGCGGCGAGACGATTTTGTCGCTCGACGCGATGGACGATAGTCGCTTTGATAGCAGCGAATCGATTGCCGACTTCTCCATTCGATCCATGATGTGCGCACCGTTGCACGATGGCGATGGCAAGGCGATCGGGGCGTTGCAGATCGATTCCACGCAGGGTCGAGGACAGTTTCGTGATGAGGACATCGATCTGCTAACAGGTGTGGCGGCGCAGGCTAGCGTTGTCATCAATAACGCGCGCCTACACGAGCAGTCATTGCGTCAGAAAGAGGTCGAGACAGATCTTAAACTTGCCACCGAAGTCCAGCAGGCGTTTTTGCCTTCTGCCGCACCCGTGGTGCCGACGTATCTCCTGGAAAGTTACTATCAGGCTGCCAATCATATCGGTGGTGACTATTTTGATTACGTTACCCTACCGGGTGGTCGCGTCGGTGTCGTCGTCGCGGACGTAGTCGGCCATGGCGTGGCGGCGGCAATGTATATGGCGAAACTTGCTGCGGAAACGAAGTTTTGTTTGGCGAGCGAACCGAATCTGGCACGCGCGATTGAACGGCTGAATGATTTGATGAGCGGCCTTCATGTCGAGCGGTTTGTTACTTACTTGCTCGTCGTGATCGATCCTCACCAGGATACGATATCGATCGTCAATGCTGGACACATGCCCCCCATCATCCGCGCTGCGTCTGACGGATCGATCAGTGAACCAGGTGACGAAGAATCTGGGTTGCCGATCGCTATCGACGAGGGCATGGAGTACGCTGTAACCACCTATCCGTTCCGCAAAGGTGATCTCGCGGTGATGTATACCGATGGGATCAATGAGGCGATGGACATTGATGATGAAGAGTGGGGGACCGACCCACTGCGTGATATCATTCGAGGCGCTATTACGTCAAATGCCGGAGACGAGTCGACTGCGGCCGTGGTGAAATCTCAAATCATCAAGAGTGTTTTTGAGCACATTGGTGAGGCGGTGCAGTTTGACGACATGTGCATGGTGATCATCGAACGCACCGACGATGCTCTTGCCAGCCCCGACTCTGGGTCGGGGACGCCCTCCACTCCCGGCTCGAGTCAACCTGAAGAAAACCTTAACGATACGGACGAAAACCTCCATGACACAGCCGAAAAACTGCAATAA
- a CDS encoding Gfo/Idh/MocA family protein, producing MTQPKNCNKIVRWGFIGAAQIARKNWKAVRMSGNGVVAAVASRDVSRAEAFIHDCSMEVPPVVVGGDGEATLARPVAIGDYQALIDRDDIDAVYIALPTGVRKQWVIAAAKAGKHVLCEKPIAVHADDAMEMVDACQAAGVGFMDGVMFDHSARLPAMKHSLGDSQRFGKLRRIQSHFSFCADDSFEAGNIRADADLEPHGCLGDLGWYCIRLSLWAADDRMPVSVSGRAISKYDGGSVPSEFQAELQFDNDLTAGFFCSFRCVNQQTATLTGERGYLTMDDFVLPYVDAEAKWQCHMHDLQIDNCRWNFGRHTAQHAVWEHASGEADSQEVHMVRDFAESILSGAPSARASEIAIKTQRVLDALRRSDVEHGKWVTLA from the coding sequence ATGACACAGCCGAAAAACTGCAATAAAATCGTTCGATGGGGATTCATCGGCGCCGCTCAGATCGCTCGTAAGAACTGGAAGGCAGTTCGCATGAGTGGCAACGGTGTGGTCGCAGCTGTCGCTAGCCGGGACGTCTCGCGGGCCGAAGCATTTATCCATGATTGTTCCATGGAGGTGCCGCCGGTCGTCGTTGGCGGAGATGGAGAGGCGACTTTGGCGCGGCCGGTCGCGATCGGTGACTACCAAGCATTGATTGATCGCGACGACATCGACGCTGTTTACATCGCTCTGCCGACGGGCGTTCGGAAGCAATGGGTGATAGCGGCGGCAAAGGCTGGCAAACACGTTTTATGCGAGAAGCCCATTGCGGTACATGCTGACGACGCCATGGAAATGGTCGATGCTTGCCAAGCGGCAGGCGTGGGCTTCATGGACGGTGTCATGTTTGACCATTCGGCGCGGTTGCCTGCAATGAAGCATTCTCTAGGCGATTCTCAACGATTTGGCAAGCTACGGCGCATCCAGAGCCACTTTTCATTCTGTGCCGACGATTCGTTCGAAGCTGGAAATATTCGTGCCGATGCGGATTTGGAACCCCACGGTTGCCTCGGTGACTTGGGTTGGTACTGCATCCGGCTGAGTCTGTGGGCGGCGGATGATCGCATGCCCGTGTCAGTATCTGGACGTGCCATTTCAAAATACGATGGCGGAAGTGTGCCATCGGAATTCCAAGCGGAATTGCAATTTGACAATGACCTGACCGCTGGATTCTTTTGCTCGTTCCGCTGCGTCAACCAACAAACAGCGACTTTAACGGGGGAACGCGGTTATTTGACAATGGACGACTTCGTCTTGCCCTACGTCGATGCGGAGGCGAAATGGCAATGTCACATGCATGATCTGCAAATTGACAATTGTCGGTGGAACTTTGGAAGGCACACCGCACAGCACGCTGTGTGGGAGCATGCATCGGGTGAGGCGGACTCACAGGAAGTTCACATGGTCCGGGATTTTGCGGAATCCATTCTGAGTGGGGCACCCAGCGCTCGCGCCAGTGAAATCGCCATCAAGACGCAGCGGGTTCTCGACGCCCTTCGCCGAAGCGATGTCGAGCACGGAAAATGGGTTACGCTCGCCTGA